One window of the Triticum dicoccoides isolate Atlit2015 ecotype Zavitan chromosome 3B, WEW_v2.0, whole genome shotgun sequence genome contains the following:
- the LOC119282574 gene encoding probable glutathione S-transferase yields the protein MGEPVKVMSTFGSIYGHRPEVALRLKGIPYELLLEDLPNNKSELLLTCNPVHKLVPVLLHGHRSICESLIIVEYIDEAFKGPPLLPADPYERATARFWAQFIDQKFARPFWMSICMADGDKEEEEDFLKVAKENLLLLEGQLKGKRFFGGDSIGLVDIAASGLARWLEAFEEISGVDLLTNEEFPVLHRWAKAYAGDERAKECLPNMDELVSKFTAVRKKFQAMAEVPK from the exons ATGGGTGAGCCGGTTAAGGTGATGAGCACTTTCGGCAGCATATACGGCCACCGTCCGGAGGTTGCCCTGAGGCTCAAGGGCATACCTTACGAGCTGCTCCTCGAAGACCTTCCC AACAACAAGAGCGAGCTGCTGCTGACGTGCAACCCCGTCCACAAACTGGTCCCCGTGCTCCTTCATGGCCACAGATCCATCTGCGAGTCGCTCATCATCGTCGAGTACATCGACGAGGCCTTCAAGGGGCCGCCGCTGCTACCGGCCGACCCGTACGAGAGGGCCACGGCCCGCTTCTGGGCCCAGTTCATCGACCAAAAG TTTGCTAGGCCGTTCTGGATGTCGATATGTATGGCCGATggtgacaaggaggaggaggaggacttctTGAAGGTAGCCAAGGAGAATCTGCTGCTTCTCGAGGGACAGCTTAAGGGGAAGAGGTTTTTTGGAGGGGACTCCATTGGCCTCGTGGACATAGCTGCCAGTGGATTAGCTCGCTGGCTCGAAGCCTTCGAGGAGATCTCCGGAGTGGATCTGCTCACCAATGAGGAGTTCCCTGTTCTGCACCGATGGGCGAAAGCATATGCCGGCGACGAGCGTGCTAAGGAGTGCCTGCCGAACATGGATGAACTGGTTTCCAAGTTCACTGCAGTGAGGAAGAAGTTTCAAGCAATGGCAGAGGTTCCGAAGTGA